From the Leptidea sinapis chromosome 42, ilLepSina1.1, whole genome shotgun sequence genome, one window contains:
- the LOC126976768 gene encoding glutaminase liver isoform, mitochondrial isoform X4, with protein sequence MRFLTKCSFEDFVMESNNDFEKWRNCAPSFYAAQSIDTRVREGSHKNADDVLFDMFKNEDTGLLPVGKFLAALRTTGIRKSDPRVKEVMHNLYKVHKESNYEGGSPETLKLDRKAFKEVIAPNIVLITRAFRSQFVIPDFQDFIKDIEEMYWTAKSNTDGKVASYIPQLARANSDNWGVSICTIDGQRFSIGDVNVPFTLQSCSKPLTYAMALETLGPDVVHKYIGTEPSGRNFNELVLDYNMKPHNPMINAGAILVCSLLKTLDKPEMTLAEKFDYVMSFFSRLAGNEVLGFNNAVFLSEREAADRNYALGFYMREYKCYPEKTNLRECMDFYFQCCSMEANCDIMSIMAATLANGGICPISDEKVLRPDSVRNVLSLMHSCGMYDYSGQFAFKVGLPAKSGVSGAMLIVVPNVMGICTWSPPLDPLGNSCRGLQFCEELIDRFNFHKYDNIRYASHKKDPRRYKFESTGLSIVNLLFSAASGDISALRRHHLSGMDMTLSDYDGRTALHLAAAEGHLSCVDFLLAQCCVPYDPQDRWGSRPLNEAETFGHAAIVEYLKEWERSHPQSPEAQQVASHVDEILAVKPDAATDDAVKDPSIHEIVTRNGDKVQ encoded by the exons AAGTGGCGCAACTGCGCACCGTCGTTTTACGCCGCTCAGTCAATTGACACAAG GGTCCGAGAGGGGTCACATAAGAATGCAGATGATGTACTTTTTGACATGTTTAAAAATGAAGATACGGGGCTTCTTCCAGTCGGAAAATTTTTGGCC GCCCTGAGGACTACTGGCATTAGAAAAAGTGACCCAAGGGTTAAAGAAGTTATGCATAATCTATACAAGGTTCACAAAGAGTCAAACTATGAAGGCGGCTCACCAGAGACCCTAAAATTAGACAGGAAAGCATTTAAAGAAGTCATTGCTCCAAATATCGTTCTTATAACAAGGGCATTTAGGAGTCAATTCGTGATACCGGATTTCCAAGATTTTATAAAAGATATAGAAGAAATGTACTGGACGGCAAAAAGCAATACCGATGGGAAAGTAGCAAGCTATATCCCGCAGTTGGCGCGAGCAAATTCGGACAATTGGGGCGTCAGTATTTGCACTATCGATGGCCAGCGATTCTCAATAG GTGACGTTAATGTGCCATTCACACTTCAATCGTGCAGTAAACCTCTAACATATGCCATGGCACTGGAGACACTAGGACCTGACGTGGTTCACAAGTACATTGGCACTGAGCCTAGTGGAAGAAACTTCAATGAACTCGTTTTGGATTATAACA tGAAACCCCACAACCCAATGATCAATGCTGGAGCTATTTTAGTTTGTTCATTGCTCAAAACATTGGACAAACCAGAAATGACCTTGGCTGAAAAATTTGACTACGTCATGTCATTCTTCAGCCGTCTTGCTGGCAATGAAGTGTTAGGTTTCAATAATGCTGTGTTTCTATCTGAAAGAGAAGCAGCTGATCGTAACTATGCGTTAGGATTTTACATGCGAGAATATAAATGCTATCCAGAAAAAACTAATCTTAGGGAATGTATGGATTTTTATTTCcag tgttGTTCCATGGAAGCTAACTGCGATATTATGTCGATAATGGCAGCAACTCTAGCAAATGGAGGAATTTGTCCAATCTCCGACGAAAAAGTATTGAGGCCAGATTCAGTTCGCAACGTTTTGTCTTTGATGCACAGTTGCGGCATGTACGATTACTCCGGTCAATTTGCCTTCAAAGTTGGACTGCCAGCAAAATCTGGCGTATCTGGCGCTATGCTGATAGTCGTTCCGAATGTCATGGGCATATGTACTTGGTCTCCTCCTTTAGATCCTCTTGGTAACAGTTGCAGAGGACTACAGTTTTGCGAG gaacTCATAGATAGGTTTAACTTTCACAAGTACGATAATATCCGCTATGCTAGTCACAAAAAGGATCCACGTCGTTATAAGTTTGAATCAACTGGGCTCAGTATTGTCAATCTGTTATTCTCAGCTGCAAGTGGAGATATTAGCGCACTTAGAAG ACATCATCTTTCTGGAATGGATATGACACTTTCGGATTATGATGGACGGACGGCGTTACACCTTGCAGCAGCAGAAGGCCATCTGTCATGTGTAGACTTCCTCTTAGCCCAATGTTGTGTTCCCTATGATCCTCAAGACCGTTGGGGAAGCCGGCCCCTGAACGAAGCAGAGACTTTTGGTCATGCAGCTATTGTGGAATATCTAAAGGAATGGGAGCGTTCTCACCCACAAAGTCCAGAAGCACAGCAAGTGGCATCACATGTGGATGAAATACTCGCCGTAAAACCAGATGCTGCTACTGATGATGCGGTCAAAGACCCAAGTATTCATGAGATTGTTACTAGAAATGGGGACAAAGTTCAGTAA
- the LOC126976768 gene encoding glutaminase liver isoform, mitochondrial isoform X1 — translation MNARQLRKIAAASGPLLKQPTYCMCYRNYSQVRPVYVIQNPKWRNCAPSFYAAQSIDTRFYSFVHNLDPAVREGSHKNADDVLFDMFKNEDTGLLPVGKFLAALRTTGIRKSDPRVKEVMHNLYKVHKESNYEGGSPETLKLDRKAFKEVIAPNIVLITRAFRSQFVIPDFQDFIKDIEEMYWTAKSNTDGKVASYIPQLARANSDNWGVSICTIDGQRFSIGDVNVPFTLQSCSKPLTYAMALETLGPDVVHKYIGTEPSGRNFNELVLDYNMKPHNPMINAGAILVCSLLKTLDKPEMTLAEKFDYVMSFFSRLAGNEVLGFNNAVFLSEREAADRNYALGFYMREYKCYPEKTNLRECMDFYFQCCSMEANCDIMSIMAATLANGGICPISDEKVLRPDSVRNVLSLMHSCGMYDYSGQFAFKVGLPAKSGVSGAMLIVVPNVMGICTWSPPLDPLGNSCRGLQFCEELIDRFNFHKYDNIRYASHKKDPRRYKFESTGLSIVNLLFSAASGDISALRRHHLSGMDMTLSDYDGRTALHLAAAEGHLSCVDFLLAQCCVPYDPQDRWGSRPLNEAETFGHAAIVEYLKEWERSHPQSPEAQQVASHVDEILAVKPDAATDDAVKDPSIHEIVTRNGDKVQ, via the exons ATGAACGCTCGTCAGCTCCGGAAAATAGCCGCGGCTAGTGGCCCACTACTCAAACAGCCAACATATTGTATGTGCTATCGTAACTACAGTCAAGTCAGACCTGTCTATGTTATACAAAACCCT AAGTGGCGCAACTGCGCACCGTCGTTTTACGCCGCTCAGTCAATTGACACAAG ATTCTACTCATTCGTGCACAACCTCGATCCGGC GGTCCGAGAGGGGTCACATAAGAATGCAGATGATGTACTTTTTGACATGTTTAAAAATGAAGATACGGGGCTTCTTCCAGTCGGAAAATTTTTGGCC GCCCTGAGGACTACTGGCATTAGAAAAAGTGACCCAAGGGTTAAAGAAGTTATGCATAATCTATACAAGGTTCACAAAGAGTCAAACTATGAAGGCGGCTCACCAGAGACCCTAAAATTAGACAGGAAAGCATTTAAAGAAGTCATTGCTCCAAATATCGTTCTTATAACAAGGGCATTTAGGAGTCAATTCGTGATACCGGATTTCCAAGATTTTATAAAAGATATAGAAGAAATGTACTGGACGGCAAAAAGCAATACCGATGGGAAAGTAGCAAGCTATATCCCGCAGTTGGCGCGAGCAAATTCGGACAATTGGGGCGTCAGTATTTGCACTATCGATGGCCAGCGATTCTCAATAG GTGACGTTAATGTGCCATTCACACTTCAATCGTGCAGTAAACCTCTAACATATGCCATGGCACTGGAGACACTAGGACCTGACGTGGTTCACAAGTACATTGGCACTGAGCCTAGTGGAAGAAACTTCAATGAACTCGTTTTGGATTATAACA tGAAACCCCACAACCCAATGATCAATGCTGGAGCTATTTTAGTTTGTTCATTGCTCAAAACATTGGACAAACCAGAAATGACCTTGGCTGAAAAATTTGACTACGTCATGTCATTCTTCAGCCGTCTTGCTGGCAATGAAGTGTTAGGTTTCAATAATGCTGTGTTTCTATCTGAAAGAGAAGCAGCTGATCGTAACTATGCGTTAGGATTTTACATGCGAGAATATAAATGCTATCCAGAAAAAACTAATCTTAGGGAATGTATGGATTTTTATTTCcag tgttGTTCCATGGAAGCTAACTGCGATATTATGTCGATAATGGCAGCAACTCTAGCAAATGGAGGAATTTGTCCAATCTCCGACGAAAAAGTATTGAGGCCAGATTCAGTTCGCAACGTTTTGTCTTTGATGCACAGTTGCGGCATGTACGATTACTCCGGTCAATTTGCCTTCAAAGTTGGACTGCCAGCAAAATCTGGCGTATCTGGCGCTATGCTGATAGTCGTTCCGAATGTCATGGGCATATGTACTTGGTCTCCTCCTTTAGATCCTCTTGGTAACAGTTGCAGAGGACTACAGTTTTGCGAG gaacTCATAGATAGGTTTAACTTTCACAAGTACGATAATATCCGCTATGCTAGTCACAAAAAGGATCCACGTCGTTATAAGTTTGAATCAACTGGGCTCAGTATTGTCAATCTGTTATTCTCAGCTGCAAGTGGAGATATTAGCGCACTTAGAAG ACATCATCTTTCTGGAATGGATATGACACTTTCGGATTATGATGGACGGACGGCGTTACACCTTGCAGCAGCAGAAGGCCATCTGTCATGTGTAGACTTCCTCTTAGCCCAATGTTGTGTTCCCTATGATCCTCAAGACCGTTGGGGAAGCCGGCCCCTGAACGAAGCAGAGACTTTTGGTCATGCAGCTATTGTGGAATATCTAAAGGAATGGGAGCGTTCTCACCCACAAAGTCCAGAAGCACAGCAAGTGGCATCACATGTGGATGAAATACTCGCCGTAAAACCAGATGCTGCTACTGATGATGCGGTCAAAGACCCAAGTATTCATGAGATTGTTACTAGAAATGGGGACAAAGTTCAGTAA
- the LOC126976768 gene encoding glutaminase liver isoform, mitochondrial isoform X2 — translation MNARQLRKIAAASGPLLKQPTYCMCYRNYSQVRPVYVIQNPKWRNCAPSFYAAQSIDTRVREGSHKNADDVLFDMFKNEDTGLLPVGKFLAALRTTGIRKSDPRVKEVMHNLYKVHKESNYEGGSPETLKLDRKAFKEVIAPNIVLITRAFRSQFVIPDFQDFIKDIEEMYWTAKSNTDGKVASYIPQLARANSDNWGVSICTIDGQRFSIGDVNVPFTLQSCSKPLTYAMALETLGPDVVHKYIGTEPSGRNFNELVLDYNMKPHNPMINAGAILVCSLLKTLDKPEMTLAEKFDYVMSFFSRLAGNEVLGFNNAVFLSEREAADRNYALGFYMREYKCYPEKTNLRECMDFYFQCCSMEANCDIMSIMAATLANGGICPISDEKVLRPDSVRNVLSLMHSCGMYDYSGQFAFKVGLPAKSGVSGAMLIVVPNVMGICTWSPPLDPLGNSCRGLQFCEELIDRFNFHKYDNIRYASHKKDPRRYKFESTGLSIVNLLFSAASGDISALRRHHLSGMDMTLSDYDGRTALHLAAAEGHLSCVDFLLAQCCVPYDPQDRWGSRPLNEAETFGHAAIVEYLKEWERSHPQSPEAQQVASHVDEILAVKPDAATDDAVKDPSIHEIVTRNGDKVQ, via the exons ATGAACGCTCGTCAGCTCCGGAAAATAGCCGCGGCTAGTGGCCCACTACTCAAACAGCCAACATATTGTATGTGCTATCGTAACTACAGTCAAGTCAGACCTGTCTATGTTATACAAAACCCT AAGTGGCGCAACTGCGCACCGTCGTTTTACGCCGCTCAGTCAATTGACACAAG GGTCCGAGAGGGGTCACATAAGAATGCAGATGATGTACTTTTTGACATGTTTAAAAATGAAGATACGGGGCTTCTTCCAGTCGGAAAATTTTTGGCC GCCCTGAGGACTACTGGCATTAGAAAAAGTGACCCAAGGGTTAAAGAAGTTATGCATAATCTATACAAGGTTCACAAAGAGTCAAACTATGAAGGCGGCTCACCAGAGACCCTAAAATTAGACAGGAAAGCATTTAAAGAAGTCATTGCTCCAAATATCGTTCTTATAACAAGGGCATTTAGGAGTCAATTCGTGATACCGGATTTCCAAGATTTTATAAAAGATATAGAAGAAATGTACTGGACGGCAAAAAGCAATACCGATGGGAAAGTAGCAAGCTATATCCCGCAGTTGGCGCGAGCAAATTCGGACAATTGGGGCGTCAGTATTTGCACTATCGATGGCCAGCGATTCTCAATAG GTGACGTTAATGTGCCATTCACACTTCAATCGTGCAGTAAACCTCTAACATATGCCATGGCACTGGAGACACTAGGACCTGACGTGGTTCACAAGTACATTGGCACTGAGCCTAGTGGAAGAAACTTCAATGAACTCGTTTTGGATTATAACA tGAAACCCCACAACCCAATGATCAATGCTGGAGCTATTTTAGTTTGTTCATTGCTCAAAACATTGGACAAACCAGAAATGACCTTGGCTGAAAAATTTGACTACGTCATGTCATTCTTCAGCCGTCTTGCTGGCAATGAAGTGTTAGGTTTCAATAATGCTGTGTTTCTATCTGAAAGAGAAGCAGCTGATCGTAACTATGCGTTAGGATTTTACATGCGAGAATATAAATGCTATCCAGAAAAAACTAATCTTAGGGAATGTATGGATTTTTATTTCcag tgttGTTCCATGGAAGCTAACTGCGATATTATGTCGATAATGGCAGCAACTCTAGCAAATGGAGGAATTTGTCCAATCTCCGACGAAAAAGTATTGAGGCCAGATTCAGTTCGCAACGTTTTGTCTTTGATGCACAGTTGCGGCATGTACGATTACTCCGGTCAATTTGCCTTCAAAGTTGGACTGCCAGCAAAATCTGGCGTATCTGGCGCTATGCTGATAGTCGTTCCGAATGTCATGGGCATATGTACTTGGTCTCCTCCTTTAGATCCTCTTGGTAACAGTTGCAGAGGACTACAGTTTTGCGAG gaacTCATAGATAGGTTTAACTTTCACAAGTACGATAATATCCGCTATGCTAGTCACAAAAAGGATCCACGTCGTTATAAGTTTGAATCAACTGGGCTCAGTATTGTCAATCTGTTATTCTCAGCTGCAAGTGGAGATATTAGCGCACTTAGAAG ACATCATCTTTCTGGAATGGATATGACACTTTCGGATTATGATGGACGGACGGCGTTACACCTTGCAGCAGCAGAAGGCCATCTGTCATGTGTAGACTTCCTCTTAGCCCAATGTTGTGTTCCCTATGATCCTCAAGACCGTTGGGGAAGCCGGCCCCTGAACGAAGCAGAGACTTTTGGTCATGCAGCTATTGTGGAATATCTAAAGGAATGGGAGCGTTCTCACCCACAAAGTCCAGAAGCACAGCAAGTGGCATCACATGTGGATGAAATACTCGCCGTAAAACCAGATGCTGCTACTGATGATGCGGTCAAAGACCCAAGTATTCATGAGATTGTTACTAGAAATGGGGACAAAGTTCAGTAA
- the LOC126976768 gene encoding glutaminase liver isoform, mitochondrial isoform X3, which yields MRFLTKCSFEDFVMESNNDFEKWRNCAPSFYAAQSIDTRFYSFVHNLDPAVREGSHKNADDVLFDMFKNEDTGLLPVGKFLAALRTTGIRKSDPRVKEVMHNLYKVHKESNYEGGSPETLKLDRKAFKEVIAPNIVLITRAFRSQFVIPDFQDFIKDIEEMYWTAKSNTDGKVASYIPQLARANSDNWGVSICTIDGQRFSIGDVNVPFTLQSCSKPLTYAMALETLGPDVVHKYIGTEPSGRNFNELVLDYNMKPHNPMINAGAILVCSLLKTLDKPEMTLAEKFDYVMSFFSRLAGNEVLGFNNAVFLSEREAADRNYALGFYMREYKCYPEKTNLRECMDFYFQCCSMEANCDIMSIMAATLANGGICPISDEKVLRPDSVRNVLSLMHSCGMYDYSGQFAFKVGLPAKSGVSGAMLIVVPNVMGICTWSPPLDPLGNSCRGLQFCEELIDRFNFHKYDNIRYASHKKDPRRYKFESTGLSIVNLLFSAASGDISALRRHHLSGMDMTLSDYDGRTALHLAAAEGHLSCVDFLLAQCCVPYDPQDRWGSRPLNEAETFGHAAIVEYLKEWERSHPQSPEAQQVASHVDEILAVKPDAATDDAVKDPSIHEIVTRNGDKVQ from the exons AAGTGGCGCAACTGCGCACCGTCGTTTTACGCCGCTCAGTCAATTGACACAAG ATTCTACTCATTCGTGCACAACCTCGATCCGGC GGTCCGAGAGGGGTCACATAAGAATGCAGATGATGTACTTTTTGACATGTTTAAAAATGAAGATACGGGGCTTCTTCCAGTCGGAAAATTTTTGGCC GCCCTGAGGACTACTGGCATTAGAAAAAGTGACCCAAGGGTTAAAGAAGTTATGCATAATCTATACAAGGTTCACAAAGAGTCAAACTATGAAGGCGGCTCACCAGAGACCCTAAAATTAGACAGGAAAGCATTTAAAGAAGTCATTGCTCCAAATATCGTTCTTATAACAAGGGCATTTAGGAGTCAATTCGTGATACCGGATTTCCAAGATTTTATAAAAGATATAGAAGAAATGTACTGGACGGCAAAAAGCAATACCGATGGGAAAGTAGCAAGCTATATCCCGCAGTTGGCGCGAGCAAATTCGGACAATTGGGGCGTCAGTATTTGCACTATCGATGGCCAGCGATTCTCAATAG GTGACGTTAATGTGCCATTCACACTTCAATCGTGCAGTAAACCTCTAACATATGCCATGGCACTGGAGACACTAGGACCTGACGTGGTTCACAAGTACATTGGCACTGAGCCTAGTGGAAGAAACTTCAATGAACTCGTTTTGGATTATAACA tGAAACCCCACAACCCAATGATCAATGCTGGAGCTATTTTAGTTTGTTCATTGCTCAAAACATTGGACAAACCAGAAATGACCTTGGCTGAAAAATTTGACTACGTCATGTCATTCTTCAGCCGTCTTGCTGGCAATGAAGTGTTAGGTTTCAATAATGCTGTGTTTCTATCTGAAAGAGAAGCAGCTGATCGTAACTATGCGTTAGGATTTTACATGCGAGAATATAAATGCTATCCAGAAAAAACTAATCTTAGGGAATGTATGGATTTTTATTTCcag tgttGTTCCATGGAAGCTAACTGCGATATTATGTCGATAATGGCAGCAACTCTAGCAAATGGAGGAATTTGTCCAATCTCCGACGAAAAAGTATTGAGGCCAGATTCAGTTCGCAACGTTTTGTCTTTGATGCACAGTTGCGGCATGTACGATTACTCCGGTCAATTTGCCTTCAAAGTTGGACTGCCAGCAAAATCTGGCGTATCTGGCGCTATGCTGATAGTCGTTCCGAATGTCATGGGCATATGTACTTGGTCTCCTCCTTTAGATCCTCTTGGTAACAGTTGCAGAGGACTACAGTTTTGCGAG gaacTCATAGATAGGTTTAACTTTCACAAGTACGATAATATCCGCTATGCTAGTCACAAAAAGGATCCACGTCGTTATAAGTTTGAATCAACTGGGCTCAGTATTGTCAATCTGTTATTCTCAGCTGCAAGTGGAGATATTAGCGCACTTAGAAG ACATCATCTTTCTGGAATGGATATGACACTTTCGGATTATGATGGACGGACGGCGTTACACCTTGCAGCAGCAGAAGGCCATCTGTCATGTGTAGACTTCCTCTTAGCCCAATGTTGTGTTCCCTATGATCCTCAAGACCGTTGGGGAAGCCGGCCCCTGAACGAAGCAGAGACTTTTGGTCATGCAGCTATTGTGGAATATCTAAAGGAATGGGAGCGTTCTCACCCACAAAGTCCAGAAGCACAGCAAGTGGCATCACATGTGGATGAAATACTCGCCGTAAAACCAGATGCTGCTACTGATGATGCGGTCAAAGACCCAAGTATTCATGAGATTGTTACTAGAAATGGGGACAAAGTTCAGTAA